The following is a genomic window from Candidatus Gorgyraea atricola.
CCCTTTATTTGAGACGGAAGAGGTGCAGGACGCAAATGCTACCTTAGCAGAAGTAGTGCAAAGTAAAGACCTTCGTCTATGGGAAGGATTTTCTTTATTATTGGCGAATAGCGCGGAAAAAGGACTTTTCGATTATGATGTGGTTAAGCATAGTCTTAAGAAGTTACCTGATAAAGTTGATTTGACAGCGCTATTAATAATGTCACTTGCCCTTTATAGGACTTTAAATATAAAGTTTTCATGGGCAGATAAATTATATAAGAATTTAAACGCCAAAAGTAAGAAAGAATTCAGCGCTCTTTTAAATAAGTTAAAAAAGGACGAAGACTTTAAACTTGGTGGGCGAGTGATGTCCAGTCAGAGATTGAAAACTATATTTGCTAACTATTATAATCAAAGAGACTCGAGTCTTAGCGAATTGCTTTCAGCAAGAGAAGAATTAGGCCTTGAATACGCATTGTCACAGGTTTTTTCCCCTAAACAAAAAGAGCTTTTTTTGAAAAAGCTAAAAGGCGAAAAAATGACTAAGACAGAAAAAGAATATTACTCTAGGGCCGTAAAAAAGAAAGTCTTGGCATTGGCGAATACAGAATTACATCGTCTATCGCGCAAGATAGCTTGATTTAAATCTTGCTATTCTAACTTTCTGGATGTAGAATAATCCATCAAATTTGCTTAGGAGGCACATTGAGTAGAGATACAATGAGTAGAGATACAATGCTTTTATATGGCAGGAATTCGGTGTATGAGCGGTTGAAGGCTAATCCGAGGAGCATAAGGACTGTGTTTCTGCAGGATGGTATTGAGCTTTGGCATATTGAGAAATTGGTACGCAAGAATCATATAGAGATGGCGCGTGTGAGTCCGAGGCAACTGTCCAAGATGAAACACCCTAAGGACCTGCAGGGTGTGGTTGCCAAGGTGGAGAAGTTCAGCTATGCTGACTTTGATGATCTGTTGAATAAAAAGACCACGCTTATTTTTCTGGATAGGCTTAATGATCCTCAGAATCTAGGTGTTATCATTCGAACAGCAGCGTGTTTTGGAGGATTTGCGATCGTTATACCTAAGTTTAATGCGTGCGAGGTTACAGAAGCGGTTTTACATGTTGCATCAGGCGGTGAGAATTTCATAGCAGTTAGTATGATCTCGAATATCTCAAGCTCCATACTAAAGGCAAAGAAAAAGGGATACTGGGTCATGGGAGGCGTTGTTGGTGACGATGCGCAGGACATTAACAGTATTTCTATTCCTTTTCCTTTAGGACTCATATTAGGATCAGAAGGTGGAGGGATCCGTCATGGCATTGACAAGCAGCTGGATGTAAAGGCGCGTATACCCATGAAGGGCGCTAATCTTTCCTTTAATGTGGCGATCTCCTGCGCCATCTTTTGCCACGAGATAGCCAAGCAGAGAAAATCATGAATATTCAGGATGCCTGGGGAAAGGCGTTAAAAAAGACAAAGATAATACGTCCTCGCGCGCAGGAGCTACAGACCTTTTCTGACACGAATATCTCGTATACATTTTTGGCAGAGGCATTAGTGAATAAGGGCGATACTATTGTAAGACAGGGCGAGGTTATGGTGGAAAAACCTGCGATCATACTACCTTCTAATCTGCCGCAGTTCGAGGGTTTTGATTTTGAGAAGGAATTAGAGATCGGTCACGAGATGGTCATGAATTTTCTTCTTGTAAGAGGTGTGAATTTTCCTTCCATGAAGTACAATAATAAAACAGCGTCGCTTAATATTTACGACGGCCACATAGAAAAGGCGATTTCGTATCACTCTGATATGTTGCAGCGCAAGGAAGACGTACATTCCGGGCTGGTTGTCGGACCTGAGGACTGCTGGCAGTTTTCAGTGCTGATCTTTATTTGCACCCAGATCGCCAAGTCAGCCAATAGCGACATAAGAAGATTGTTAGAGCGTTTCAATAAAGAAGACAGACCCCATTCCAAATTCTAGTCGATAGTCAATTTGCTGTTTGTAACTAACTGCGGGCAATTCTCGTAGATTATTTGATGATTTTTAAGAATTTGGAACGGGGCAAGCCTCGCTAATCCCCACCACCTAATGCAAAAGAAAAATATCAAGAATTTTACAATTGAAGAATTAAAGGAAGAACTGGGCAAGCTCTCAGAGGCATCTTACAGGGCGAATCAGCTTTTTGAGTGGATATATAAGAAAGGCGCGCGCAGTTTTGATGAGATGGGTAATCTGCCGAAATCTTTCAGGGATAAACTTGGTAGAGTTTTTTGCCTGGGAGGTGTTAAGCTAAAGGAGAGGCTTAAATCCAGGGATGGCACTGAGAAGTTTTTGTTTGAATTAGAGGACGGTGGTCTTATAGAGAGCGTACTTATACCAAGCAGCTCAAGAAAAACGATCTGCCTTTCCACGCAGGTCGGATGTAAATTTGGGTGTGCGTTTTGCGCAAGCGGCCTCAAAGGATTCAAGAGAGACCTTTTTCCGTCAGAGATCCTTGACCAGATTATTCTTGTGGGCGGTGAGATAACAAATTTTGTGTTTATGGGCATGGGCGAGCCGCTGGATAATTTTGAGAATCTGAAAAGAGTGATCGAGATAATGAATTCTCCATTAGGTCTGGGTATCGGCGCCAGGAGAATAACTGTTTCAACGTGCGGGATAATACCCGGGATCAGGAGATTTAAGGAAATAGATCTTCAAGTAAATCTCTCGATATCTCTTCACGCTGCCAATAATAAACTTCGAAGTAGTCTGATGTCTATCAATAAAAAGTATCCTTTGGAAGAGTTGATAGCAGCATGTAATGATTTTTCAGGAAGGATGATCACGCTCGAATATATATTAATCAAGGATAAGAATGATTCACTAAGGGACGCAAATGAACTTTCTCACATAGCTAAAAAAATAAAGGCCAAGATAAATCTCATTCCTTATAGTCCTGTGTCTGGGAAGAGATTCAAGGTGCCCACTGGGAAAGATATTGAGCTATTTCAGAAGAGACTGGTCAAAAACAGCGTGAATGTAACTCTTCGCGAGTCAAAAGGTAAAGACATCTTTGCTGCCTGCGGCCAGCTGGCAATGAAAAATAGTTGAAAGAATCTGACCCTCTTTTTGTGTCTATTATAATAGTAGCCCAGGTTTAAACCTGGGTTACTATTAAAAAAAGGGGGTTTTATTATGGCTATAGATAGCTGGCCTAAAGATGAAAGGCCAAGGGAGAGGCTTTTTAAGCACGGAGAGCACACGCTGAATAGTTCAGAGCTTCTGGCGATATTGTTTGGACAAGGGTCAGAAGGCAAGAGCGCAGTGGAATTAGGGAGCGAACTCATAACGCATTTTAAGACATTTCGCAATATGAGTCATACTGATATTGTTCAGTTGCAGGGTTTCAAAGGCATGGGCAGGGCAAAGATCGCCAGGCTTAGAGCAACATTTGAGATAGCCAGGAGATTTATGAGCGAGGAAAAACAGCCTGGATACAGGGTCAGATCGCCAAGAGAGGTAGCTGATTTTTTAATGCCAAGGTTAAGGGACCTAAAAAAGGAGATATTTAAAATATTGCTTCTAGATGGCAAAAATAATATAATAGATATACTTGAGGTAGAGGAAGGTTCGGTTGATCGGGCAGCGCCTCAGATCAGGGAGGTAATGGTAAAGGCGCTCCAGAATTTTGCCACAAGCATTATTGCGGTACATAATCATCCATCTGGAGACCCTGAGCCGAGTGAAGAGGATGTCTTGTTTACTGAGAATCTTAAGGCAGCAGGTGAAGTGCTTCAGCTGAACGTGCTGGATCATATTATAATAGGAGACAATAGGTTTTATAGTTTCACTGACGAAAAGCGCCTATAGCTCAATCGGATAGAGTGGCTGGCTTCGAACCAGTAGGTTGGAGGTTCAAATCCTCCTAGGCGCGCCACCCTACGTTCACATGGGGTTAATCTTCGTAGCATACTACGGATGGCAAGCCACCTTTAGTCTTCGAAGCATGCTACAGAGATTAGCAACGCATGAGCGTAGGAGACCTTTGCTCAAATATAGCGATTCTTCGTAGCATGCTACGGGTGGCAAGCCATTTGTGTGTTGACTACATATCTGTTCTATGATATATTACTGAAACTTGGGTAGTCGCCCCCATAGCTCAGCTGGTAGAGCAGATCACTCTTAATGATAAGGTCACAGGTTCGAGCCCTGTTGGGGGTACCATCCTACGCTCACATAGAGCGATTCTTCGTAGCATGCTACGGGTGGCAAGCCACCTAATTTTAAAAAGGGCTTGCCCGCCGAAGCAAACTTCGAAGATTAGCAGCACATGAGCGTAGGCGGGCGGATGGTGAAACTGGCAGACACGCTAGCCTTAGGAGCTAGTGGAGCAATCCATGGAGGTTCGACTCCTCTTCCGCCCACCAAATCCGCCGAAGGCGGATTTGATCCTGAGCGAGCGTAATGAGGCAACGAATAGGAGCCTCATAGCGAAGTGAAGGACCTTTGACAAAGTGAATGAGTAGAATTTGTCCCTCAGTGCCTACAATGCTCCTGCTCGTCGCATTGTTTAACGGCACTTCGGGATGAAATTTACTTCGTAAATTTCGCGGGAGTAGCTCAGTGGTAGAGCTTTTCGTTGCCAACGAAAAGGTCGCGGGTTCGAGCCCCGTCTCCCGCTCCAATTTCGCCGAAGGCGAAATTGATCCTGAGGATGTGACGAATAGGAACATCCGAAGGATCTAAATATTTTTACGCAGTCTAAAACAGGAGGATACACACGTGAAGATTCTTGATTTTTTGAACGAAAAGGCAATTTCGGCAAATCTGAAGTCACAGAACAAAAAAGGAGTCATACAGGAACTCACTGATTCATTGATCAAAGCAGGGGAATTGAAACCCCGGATGAAGGACCCAGTAGTCAAGGTACTCCTCAACAGGGAGGCGCTTGGTTCAACAGGCATTGGCCAGGGTGTCGCTATCCCGCACGGCAAATGCGAATATACGAAGGAACTCGTAGGCGCTTTTGGCGTATCGAAACAGGGTATAAATTTCGATTCTCTTGATGGAGAGCCAGCGTATATATTTTTCCTTTTACTCGCCCCCATAGAATCATCCGGTCCTCACCTCAAGGCACTCGCCCGCATATCAAAGTTACTAAAAGACAAATATTTTAGAGATTCGTTAAAGAAAGCAGAAAACGAAAAGGCTCTACTTAAGATCATAAAAGAAGAAGATCAGAGAAGATCATAAAATATGCGTAGATTAAAGTGGCTATTACCTGGGATGAAGGTAAAGCGCTGGATCATTACATGCAGTATAGGTGTAGCCCTTGTTGCAATAGGGTCTATCGTATTGATCGCTGGAAAATTTCCTGGCTCGCATGGACTTGGCATATCTGTTATCGTCCTTGGATCCTTAGTGATCATATACGGGATAAAGAGGATGGTGAAATCCTTCATCAAGGTGTTTTTACCCCAGGTAAAAGAAGGCGAGCTTGTAAATATAGTATACCATCATCGCCAGCTTGAAAAAGGCCCTAAGATAGTAGTGATCGGAGGAGGGACAGGCCTGTCAGTGCTTCTTCATGGGTTAAAAGAGCTCTCCAGCAATATCACAGCGATAGTGACTGTTGCTGATGATGGCGGCTCTTCTGGAAGACTGAGGGAACAGTTCGATATACTTCCTCCAGGCGATATACGAAATTGTCTTGTAGCGCTCGCAGACGCAGAGCCGCTGATGAGGGATCTGTTCCAGTTTAGATTCGGCAATGAGTCAGAATTGGCTGGCCACAGTTTTGGCAATCTGTTTATCACCGCGCTTTCCAAGGTTACAGGTGATTTTGAAAAGGCAATAAAAGAGTCAAGTAAGGTGCTTGCCATACGGGGAAGGGTCATACCTTCTACGTTTGACAAGGTCCAGCTTGTCGCAGAGCATCAGAACGGCCAAAAGACAAAAGGTGAGACAAAGATAGTAGAGCAATCAAGTCCCATAAGAAGGGTTTTTCTGGACCCTGTGAATTGCAGGCCCAGCAAGGAATCTTTCGAGGCCATAGATGACGCAGATATAATAATCCTTGGCCCGGGCAGTTTATATACCAGCGTAATCCCAAATCTTTTAGTGACTGGCATTGCCGACAGGGCTGCCCTGTCACCAGCGCCTAAGGTCTACGTGTGCAATGTAATGACTCAGCCAGGGGAAACAGATAATTATACAGCATTCGGTCATTTAAACACTATTATTTCGCATACCAGGCCAGATATTGTAAATAGCTGCATAGTAAATACAGGGACTGTTCCTTCGGAGCTGCTTAAAAAATATGAAGAAGAGAACGCATATCCTGTACTGGCTGATTCTGACAGGATCATTGAAAAAGGATATAGTGTGATTGAAGAGGATATTATAAATACTAAGGATTATGTAAGGCATGATCCAAAGAAACTTTCAAAGATTATCATAGACCTTGCCCTAAAGGCAAAGGCAGCAGCCAATAAACAGTGATGTTGATAGAAAAAAAGGTAATAGTGAATAATTCACAGGGTCTTCACGCGCGTCCAGCCGCGCTTTTCGTACAGATAGCAAATAAGTACGAGAGCGAAGTCATTGTAAAAAAAGGAAATGACGAAGTGAACGGGAAATCCATAATGGGACTTATGACTCTGGCTGCTGAAAAAGGAAGCACCATACAGCTTAAAATAGATGGCCCTGACGCAAAAGAGGCAATGGAAGAACTTGAAAAGGTAGTATCTGGGGAGACAGCCGTATGATATTAAAAGGTATACCAGCTTCGCCTGGGGTAGCTATTGGGAAGGTATTTTTATTTGACGCGAGGCGTTTCATAGTGTCTGCGCGAAAGATAAAAGAAAGTGATATACCGACTGAGATCGTGCGTTTTGAAGAAGCGCTTATCAAGACTCGCACAGAGATAGTGGATATACAGAAAAAAATAACAAAGGAGATGGGCACGCATCATGCAGAGATCTTCAATGCTCATCTATTGGTTCTCGAGGACAGGATGCTTATCGAAGAGGTAATAGATCGCTTGAAGAAGGAACATAAATGCGTTGAACATGTGTTCAGCAATGTCCTGGATAAGTATATAAAGGTCTTTGCCAAGATGAATGATGAATATCTAAGGGAGCGGATCAGCGACATAGATGATGTTGGCAAGAGGATCCTGAAAAATCTATTGGGCGCAAAAGAAAAGTCATTAAGCGATTTAAAAGAAAAGGTTATTGTGGTGGCATATGATCTTTCGCCTTCAGACACCGCGACCATGCATAAGAAAAATGTGATGGGGTTTGTCACTGACATAGGCGGCCGCACTTCAC
Proteins encoded in this region:
- a CDS encoding PTS sugar transporter subunit IIA gives rise to the protein MKILDFLNEKAISANLKSQNKKGVIQELTDSLIKAGELKPRMKDPVVKVLLNREALGSTGIGQGVAIPHGKCEYTKELVGAFGVSKQGINFDSLDGEPAYIFFLLLAPIESSGPHLKALARISKLLKDKYFRDSLKKAENEKALLKIIKEEDQRRS
- a CDS encoding HPr family phosphocarrier protein, which gives rise to MIEKKVIVNNSQGLHARPAALFVQIANKYESEVIVKKGNDEVNGKSIMGLMTLAAEKGSTIQLKIDGPDAKEAMEELEKVVSGETAV
- the rlmN gene encoding 23S rRNA (adenine(2503)-C(2))-methyltransferase RlmN, which codes for MQKKNIKNFTIEELKEELGKLSEASYRANQLFEWIYKKGARSFDEMGNLPKSFRDKLGRVFCLGGVKLKERLKSRDGTEKFLFELEDGGLIESVLIPSSSRKTICLSTQVGCKFGCAFCASGLKGFKRDLFPSEILDQIILVGGEITNFVFMGMGEPLDNFENLKRVIEIMNSPLGLGIGARRITVSTCGIIPGIRRFKEIDLQVNLSISLHAANNKLRSSLMSINKKYPLEELIAACNDFSGRMITLEYILIKDKNDSLRDANELSHIAKKIKAKINLIPYSPVSGKRFKVPTGKDIELFQKRLVKNSVNVTLRESKGKDIFAACGQLAMKNS
- the radC gene encoding DNA repair protein RadC, which codes for MAIDSWPKDERPRERLFKHGEHTLNSSELLAILFGQGSEGKSAVELGSELITHFKTFRNMSHTDIVQLQGFKGMGRAKIARLRATFEIARRFMSEEKQPGYRVRSPREVADFLMPRLRDLKKEIFKILLLDGKNNIIDILEVEEGSVDRAAPQIREVMVKALQNFATSIIAVHNHPSGDPEPSEEDVLFTENLKAAGEVLQLNVLDHIIIGDNRFYSFTDEKRL
- a CDS encoding YvcK family protein, with the translated sequence MRRLKWLLPGMKVKRWIITCSIGVALVAIGSIVLIAGKFPGSHGLGISVIVLGSLVIIYGIKRMVKSFIKVFLPQVKEGELVNIVYHHRQLEKGPKIVVIGGGTGLSVLLHGLKELSSNITAIVTVADDGGSSGRLREQFDILPPGDIRNCLVALADAEPLMRDLFQFRFGNESELAGHSFGNLFITALSKVTGDFEKAIKESSKVLAIRGRVIPSTFDKVQLVAEHQNGQKTKGETKIVEQSSPIRRVFLDPVNCRPSKESFEAIDDADIIILGPGSLYTSVIPNLLVTGIADRAALSPAPKVYVCNVMTQPGETDNYTAFGHLNTIISHTRPDIVNSCIVNTGTVPSELLKKYEEENAYPVLADSDRIIEKGYSVIEEDIINTKDYVRHDPKKLSKIIIDLALKAKAAANKQ
- a CDS encoding RNA methyltransferase — its product is MSRDTMSRDTMLLYGRNSVYERLKANPRSIRTVFLQDGIELWHIEKLVRKNHIEMARVSPRQLSKMKHPKDLQGVVAKVEKFSYADFDDLLNKKTTLIFLDRLNDPQNLGVIIRTAACFGGFAIVIPKFNACEVTEAVLHVASGGENFIAVSMISNISSSILKAKKKGYWVMGGVVGDDAQDINSISIPFPLGLILGSEGGGIRHGIDKQLDVKARIPMKGANLSFNVAISCAIFCHEIAKQRKS